The Drosophila biarmipes strain raj3 chromosome 2L, RU_DBia_V1.1, whole genome shotgun sequence genome has a window encoding:
- the LOC108027731 gene encoding probable proteasome subunit beta type-2, translated as MAMETILGIKGADFVMLASDTMQAKSLIFMKDDQSKIHRLSDFNMMAMVGDGGDSIQFTDFISKNMHLYKIAHGYHLSAKAAAHFTRKTLADYIRTNTRYQVAMLLAGYDATEGPDLHYIDTYGAAQSINHAGHGWGSMFCGSILQRYWHSNISQADAYSLMRKCVLEIQRRLIINQRNFEVYVVDGKGMRKMEAINPGSLSKESISLSW; from the exons ATGGCGATGGAAACTATTTTGGGTATCAAGGGAGCCGACTTTGTAATGCTCGCCTCGGATACAATGCAGGCCAAATCGCTGATCTTCATGAAGGATG ATCAGTCAAAAATACACCGCCTCTCGGACTTCAACATGATGGCCATGGTGGGCGATGGCGGCGACTCCATCCAGTTCACGGACTTCATCTCGAAGAACATGCACCTGTACAAGATTGCCCACGGCTATCACCTGAGTGCCAAGGCGGCGGCCCATTTCACCCGGAAGACACTGGCGGACTACATCAGGACCAATACCAGGTACCAGGTGGCCATGCTGCTGGCGGGATACGACGCCACCGAAGGTCCTGACCTCCACTACATCGACACCTACGGCGCGGCGCAGTCCATCAATCACGCTGGACACGGGTGGGGCAGCATGTTCTGCGGCAGCATCCTGCAGAGGTACTGGCACTCGAATATCAGCCAGGCGGATGCCTACTCCCTGATGAGGAAGTGCGTCCTGGAGATCCAGCGGCGCCTGATCATCAACCAGCGCAACTTCGAGGTGTACGTCGTGGACGGCAAGGGAATGCGCAAGATGGAGGCCATCAATCCGGGATCCCTGAGCAAGGAGTCGATCAGCCTGAGTTGGTAG
- the LOC108027738 gene encoding probable proteasome subunit beta type-2, which yields METILGIKGVDFVILASDTMKAKSVMWLDEDKSKIHRLTNYSMMSAVGDGGDCLQFSEYILRNLDLYKVTNGYDLTVRGAVHFIRTNLSAYLRSNVKYMVALLVGGFDPTSGPELTYIDSFGSSVPVRYGGHGSGINFCTPIFEEFYNPQLDKRTAYNIIEKCVLEIQKRFVINLRNFDVFMINREGITKLDSINQQTLKAHVMANLPPRV from the exons atggaGACCATTTTGGGCATTAAAGGAGTTGACTTCGTCATCCTGGCTTCAGATACCATGAAGGCGAAATCTGTGATGTGGTTGGATGAAG ACAAATCGAAGATACACCGCCTGACAAACTATTCCATGATGTCGGCCGTGGGCGATGGAGGAGATTGCCTGCAGTTTTCCGAATACATTCTCCGGAACCTGGACCTTTACAAGGTTACCAATGGTTATGACTTGACGGTTCGCGGAGCGGTGCACTTCATCCGGACCAATTTGTCCGCCTATCTCCGGAGCAATGTAAAGTACATGGTGGCCCTGCTGGTCGGCGGATTTGATCCTACCAGCGGTCCAGAGTTGACCTACATCGACAGCTTTGGTAGCTCGGTTCCCGTGCGCTATGGTGGCCACGGATCGGGCATCAATTTCTGCACTCCCATCTTCGAAGAGTTCTACAACCCGCAATTGGATAAACGAACCGCTTACAATATAATCGAAAAATGTGTGCTCGAGATCCAAAAGCGATTCGTTATCAATTTGCGCAACTTCGATGTGTTCATGATAAACCGAGAGGGCATTACCAAGCTGGATTCCATAAACCAGCAGACCTTGAAGGCACATGTGATGGCAAATCTTCCGCCAAGGGTATAA
- the LOC108027929 gene encoding uncharacterized protein LOC108027929 isoform X2 yields MSFTVTNQSLIRFESAKQDDELERTLMFFNVDISGGVSCGRRNEITTPRTSDCNGKRRTPGGGLSNPITESAMSFGAPNKFHAPGHAGFDHGNYKRRAPGHPRDYSAYCDSPRHFHYRSRGSVSPSPSPSVDSAGHFENDRSYKHPPLFKTEKAYEHYYPDESYEAEEYEPWDRMALASDNSEEGEYPENTLKREPYLKPRYERPYDYHSTAAKSIQRRGREPRKRHEKYYRVPEEPSQDVYNRGYREYLPRDLRLRPNETPREYEYRQSSGSMPPDYASNYYNLNYEEYKNAIDYARPYESDNKYEGDYEDHFAENSQNHLKEFYEYFQPDYDEKRRKTPPPIPFPKPHPKYYKVRSSSYKDISDPSNYPTKVKKAERDYKLKDRNVPPYEEPKASQTKYNRYKRQYQPEKMPPRKSCTHFKETREAPQKYERISKDIFRLAPPKKYEKHRNTEDDRLYAEKSSPRNTEYKYKIRNNVDQAIPNFYKKYLSEEVPRRNYHKKIINDISKLQENLRREPPRSFREYESHKNRRRHRSLPDQKKSVDFVRFTDLNDGSEIPHKIHESSQTPSSIFFTIEIPYKKIERRCACSPKREHIPKRSDSGCETFASNLSCALKSFKPQSSFYDVRKGRRRKTIKQKISGFFRRSKICLKRSRIFRNKSKVLRHCMLGPRRPNYDHIDCRNIESPRPHYISESPKASSHSLEFENKRVPIRNPSMENASEKYCKRMLQGCHYPTVYRAKGNQQAENNDKMYHEYSMYNILSSNNQRSKSIFQIQC; encoded by the exons ATGTCATTTACGGTGACGAACCAGAGTTTAATCCGATTTGAGAGTGCCAAGCAGGACGATGAGTTGGAGCGGACATTAATGTTTTTCAATGTCGATATTTCGGGCGGAGTGTCCTGTGGCCGCCGAAACGAGATTACGACGCCGAGGACCTCGGACTGCAATGGAAAGC GACGAACTCCCGGCGGAGGATTGAGCAATCCAATTACGGAGAGTGCGATGTCATTTGGGGCACCAAATAAATTCCACGCTCCCGGACATGCTGGTTTCGATCATGGAAATTATAAGCGACGTGCTCCAGGCCATCCAAGAGATTACTCTGCCTATTGCGACAGTCCTCGTCACTTTCATTATAGGAGTCGTGGCTCAGtttccccatccccatccccatcggTCGATTCTGCGGGCCATTTTGAGAATGACAGGAGCTATAAACACCCTCCActctttaaaactgaaaaggCATACGAACATTATTATCCAGATGAATCGTATGAGGCCGAGGAATATGAGCCCTGGGACCGAATGGCCCTAGCCTCTGATAATTCTGAAGAAGGGGAATATCCAGAAAACACCTTAAAAAGAGAGCCATATCTCAAACCCAGATATGAACGTCCATATGATTATCACTCTACTGCTGCTAAGTCAATCCAAAGACGCGGTCGGGAGCCTCGCAAACGACATGAAAAATATTATCGTGTTCCCGAAGAACCATCACAAGATGTATATAATCGAGGCTATAGAGAATATCTGCCACGGGATTTGCGATTGAGACCTAATGAGACGCCCAGGGAATACGAATATAGACAGTCTTCGGGGTCTATGCCACCGGATTATGCTTCTAACTACTATAATCTTAATTACGAGgagtataaaaatgcaattgatTATGCCAGACCCTATGAATCAGACAACAAGTACGAAGGCGATTACGAAGACCATTTTGCAGAAAACAGtcaaaatcatttaaaagaattcTATGAATACTTTCAACCAGATTATGATGAAAAAAGACGTAAGACACCACCGCCCATTCCCTTTCCGAAACCCCACCCCAAGTACTACAAAGTTAGATCTTCGTCTTATAAGGATATTTCCGATCCATCAAACTATCCTACAAAAGTTAAGAAAGCTGAAAGAGATTATAAACTGAAAGATAGAAATGTTCCGCCTTACGAGGAACCAAAAGCCagccaaacaaaatataacaGATATAAGCGACAATACCAGCCAGAGAAAATGCCACCTAGAAAGAGTTGTACTCATTTTAAAGAGACTAGAGAAGCTCCACAAAAATACGAAAGAATttcaaaagatattttccgacttgcgccgccaaaaaaatatgaaaaacatagaaaCACGGAGGACGATAGATTGTATGCAGAAAAGAGTTCTCCCAGAAACACTGAATACAAGTACAAAATACGTAATAATGTAGATCAGGctatcccaaacttttataaaaaatacttaagtGAAGAAGTTCCTCGAAGAAATTATCATAAGAAAATCATTAATGATATATCAAAGTTGCAAGAAAACTTAAGAAGAGAACCTCCTAGATCATTTAGAGAATATGAAAGTCACAAAAACCGGAGACGTCATAGGTCTTTACCAGATCAGAAGAAGTCCGTTGACTTTGTTCGTTTTACAGACCTTAATGACGGCTCGGAAATTCCGCACAAAATTCATGAGAGCAGCCAAACACCATCGTCAATATTCTTTACCATCGAAATACCCTATAAGAAAATAGAACGGAGGTGTGCGTGTTCCCCAAAAAGAGAACACATACCAAAAAGATCGGATTCGGGCTGTGAAACGTTTGCTAGTAACTTAAGCTGTGCCCTTAAATCATTTAAGCCGCAATCATCATTTTATGATGTTCGAAAAGGTCGTAGACGTAAAAcaataaagcaaaaaatatCAGGATTTTTTAGAAGGTCGAAGATTTGTCTGAAGAGGTCTAGGATTTTCAGAAACAAATCAAAAGTACTAAGACACTGTATGTTAGGACCTCGTCGCCCCAATTACGATCATATAGATTGCAGAAATATTGAAAGCCCAAGGCCCCATTATATTTCAGAGTCCCCGAAGGCTAGTAGCCACTCTTTGGAGTTTGAAAACAAGAGGGTTCCCATTCGCAATCCCTCCATGGAAAATGCATCCGAAAAGTATTGTAAAAGGATGCTACAGGGATGTCATTATCCCACTGTTTACAGGGCAAAGGGCAACCAGCAAGCTGAAAATAATGATAAGATGTACCATGAGTACTCCATGTACAACATTTTGAGTTCAAACAATCAACGTTCGAAG TCAATATTTCAGATCCAGTGCTGA
- the LOC108027929 gene encoding uncharacterized protein LOC108027929 isoform X1, whose translation MSFTVTNQSLIRFESAKQDDELERTLMFFNVDISGGVSCGRRNEITTPRTSDCNGKRRTPGGGLSNPITESAMSFGAPNKFHAPGHAGFDHGNYKRRAPGHPRDYSAYCDSPRHFHYRSRGSVSPSPSPSVDSAGHFENDRSYKHPPLFKTEKAYEHYYPDESYEAEEYEPWDRMALASDNSEEGEYPENTLKREPYLKPRYERPYDYHSTAAKSIQRRGREPRKRHEKYYRVPEEPSQDVYNRGYREYLPRDLRLRPNETPREYEYRQSSGSMPPDYASNYYNLNYEEYKNAIDYARPYESDNKYEGDYEDHFAENSQNHLKEFYEYFQPDYDEKRRKTPPPIPFPKPHPKYYKVRSSSYKDISDPSNYPTKVKKAERDYKLKDRNVPPYEEPKASQTKYNRYKRQYQPEKMPPRKSCTHFKETREAPQKYERISKDIFRLAPPKKYEKHRNTEDDRLYAEKSSPRNTEYKYKIRNNVDQAIPNFYKKYLSEEVPRRNYHKKIINDISKLQENLRREPPRSFREYESHKNRRRHRSLPDQKKSVDFVRFTDLNDGSEIPHKIHESSQTPSSIFFTIEIPYKKIERRCACSPKREHIPKRSDSGCETFASNLSCALKSFKPQSSFYDVRKGRRRKTIKQKISGFFRRSKICLKRSRIFRNKSKVLRHCMLGPRRPNYDHIDCRNIESPRPHYISESPKASSHSLEFENKRVPIRNPSMENASEKYCKRMLQGCHYPTVYRAKGNQQAENNDKMYHEYSMYNILSSNNQRSKVTKDEYEHCHRGLTKRNSQYFRSSADLPMKDSNKLYNRVSSGNCSLFSGDRCEAPVETSEINVCLTIRATDVSLTGNPRIVSSKIVTGQGYRHRSNEDVNIIVSKPQNLSVPRQNSGSTICGSDSSSTQQNQFENVRRVSAPSEKNSGSSTTNSTKGISLRTERSEDLSYKMRMEAYSKPRSVISDRSSQYLSPRHRISTKWSLTRQSRSCNFQKDSVSRPSRPGLCQPNTIEMCSRPPTLIQSDINKRSSLKGVNKNFEKSAPKKVILKTNSSNSSISGSGRSTQSDCSCEKQKSECHRTQSHNLQFEYRKIEVSPRRTSSWPSQRKKKAFPLIPIQKAFSKPLQNLETPPKVPSITSESSISKCSSGTRNINQGPQNMQLDSYPDSIPTCPCEPQSEYANSFSAMPGQDITETSVRGDLCCPKLTDSWDKDSCCRRSIVEELKRELLQSFRSDRQMESQVPFLRPTPHIMIFPCVPGAMCQSNPNLNPNLFRGPESVVRWAPCPKPQNPF comes from the exons ATGTCATTTACGGTGACGAACCAGAGTTTAATCCGATTTGAGAGTGCCAAGCAGGACGATGAGTTGGAGCGGACATTAATGTTTTTCAATGTCGATATTTCGGGCGGAGTGTCCTGTGGCCGCCGAAACGAGATTACGACGCCGAGGACCTCGGACTGCAATGGAAAGC GACGAACTCCCGGCGGAGGATTGAGCAATCCAATTACGGAGAGTGCGATGTCATTTGGGGCACCAAATAAATTCCACGCTCCCGGACATGCTGGTTTCGATCATGGAAATTATAAGCGACGTGCTCCAGGCCATCCAAGAGATTACTCTGCCTATTGCGACAGTCCTCGTCACTTTCATTATAGGAGTCGTGGCTCAGtttccccatccccatccccatcggTCGATTCTGCGGGCCATTTTGAGAATGACAGGAGCTATAAACACCCTCCActctttaaaactgaaaaggCATACGAACATTATTATCCAGATGAATCGTATGAGGCCGAGGAATATGAGCCCTGGGACCGAATGGCCCTAGCCTCTGATAATTCTGAAGAAGGGGAATATCCAGAAAACACCTTAAAAAGAGAGCCATATCTCAAACCCAGATATGAACGTCCATATGATTATCACTCTACTGCTGCTAAGTCAATCCAAAGACGCGGTCGGGAGCCTCGCAAACGACATGAAAAATATTATCGTGTTCCCGAAGAACCATCACAAGATGTATATAATCGAGGCTATAGAGAATATCTGCCACGGGATTTGCGATTGAGACCTAATGAGACGCCCAGGGAATACGAATATAGACAGTCTTCGGGGTCTATGCCACCGGATTATGCTTCTAACTACTATAATCTTAATTACGAGgagtataaaaatgcaattgatTATGCCAGACCCTATGAATCAGACAACAAGTACGAAGGCGATTACGAAGACCATTTTGCAGAAAACAGtcaaaatcatttaaaagaattcTATGAATACTTTCAACCAGATTATGATGAAAAAAGACGTAAGACACCACCGCCCATTCCCTTTCCGAAACCCCACCCCAAGTACTACAAAGTTAGATCTTCGTCTTATAAGGATATTTCCGATCCATCAAACTATCCTACAAAAGTTAAGAAAGCTGAAAGAGATTATAAACTGAAAGATAGAAATGTTCCGCCTTACGAGGAACCAAAAGCCagccaaacaaaatataacaGATATAAGCGACAATACCAGCCAGAGAAAATGCCACCTAGAAAGAGTTGTACTCATTTTAAAGAGACTAGAGAAGCTCCACAAAAATACGAAAGAATttcaaaagatattttccgacttgcgccgccaaaaaaatatgaaaaacatagaaaCACGGAGGACGATAGATTGTATGCAGAAAAGAGTTCTCCCAGAAACACTGAATACAAGTACAAAATACGTAATAATGTAGATCAGGctatcccaaacttttataaaaaatacttaagtGAAGAAGTTCCTCGAAGAAATTATCATAAGAAAATCATTAATGATATATCAAAGTTGCAAGAAAACTTAAGAAGAGAACCTCCTAGATCATTTAGAGAATATGAAAGTCACAAAAACCGGAGACGTCATAGGTCTTTACCAGATCAGAAGAAGTCCGTTGACTTTGTTCGTTTTACAGACCTTAATGACGGCTCGGAAATTCCGCACAAAATTCATGAGAGCAGCCAAACACCATCGTCAATATTCTTTACCATCGAAATACCCTATAAGAAAATAGAACGGAGGTGTGCGTGTTCCCCAAAAAGAGAACACATACCAAAAAGATCGGATTCGGGCTGTGAAACGTTTGCTAGTAACTTAAGCTGTGCCCTTAAATCATTTAAGCCGCAATCATCATTTTATGATGTTCGAAAAGGTCGTAGACGTAAAAcaataaagcaaaaaatatCAGGATTTTTTAGAAGGTCGAAGATTTGTCTGAAGAGGTCTAGGATTTTCAGAAACAAATCAAAAGTACTAAGACACTGTATGTTAGGACCTCGTCGCCCCAATTACGATCATATAGATTGCAGAAATATTGAAAGCCCAAGGCCCCATTATATTTCAGAGTCCCCGAAGGCTAGTAGCCACTCTTTGGAGTTTGAAAACAAGAGGGTTCCCATTCGCAATCCCTCCATGGAAAATGCATCCGAAAAGTATTGTAAAAGGATGCTACAGGGATGTCATTATCCCACTGTTTACAGGGCAAAGGGCAACCAGCAAGCTGAAAATAATGATAAGATGTACCATGAGTACTCCATGTACAACATTTTGAGTTCAAACAATCAACGTTCGAAGGTAACTAAAGATGAGTATGAACACTGCCATAGAGGATTAACTAAGCGAAACAGTCAATATTTCAGATCCAGTGCTGATCTGCCTATGAAGGACTCAAACAAGTTGTACAATCGTGTATCCAGCGGAAATTGCAGCCTTTTTAGTGGGGATAGATGTGAAGCTCCCGTCGAGACAAGTGAAATAAATGTCTGCCTTACGATTAGGGCCACAGATGTGAGTCTGACAGGCAACCCTAGGATAGTATCATCCAAAATCGTGACGGGGCAAGGTTATAGGCACAGGAGCAATGAGGATGTCAATATAATTGTTTCAAAACCACAAAATCTTTCGGTACCGAGACAGAATAGTGGTAGCACAATATGTGGCAGCGACTCCAGCTCTACTCAACAAAACCAATTTGAAAATGTCAGACGTGTTTCCGCACCCTCTGAAAAGAACAGTGGTTCCTCTACAACAAACAGTACCAAAGGAATTTCTTTGAGAACTGAAAGATCTGAGGATCTCAGCTATAAAATGCGCATGGAAGCATATTCCAAACCACGGTCTGTGATTAGCGATAGATCTTCACAGTATCTCAGCCCCCGCCATCGGATCAGCACCAAGTGGAGCTTGACCCGGCAGTCGAGATCTTGTAACTTCCAAAAGGATTCAGTTTCAAGACCCTCCCGACCTGGTTTGTGCCAACCAAACACCATTGAAATGTGTTCCAGACCACCGACTTTAATTCAAAGCGATATAAACAAAAGGTCAAGCTTAAAGGGCGTTAATAAGAACTTCGAAAAATCAGCACCCAAAAAGGTAATCCTGAAAACAAATAGCTCTAATAGTTCGATAAGTGGTTCCGGCAGAAGCACTCAATCGGATTGCTCatgcgaaaaacaaaaaagtgaaTGCCACAGAACCCAAAGTCACAATTTGCAATTTGAATATAGAAAAATTGAAGTCAGCCCGCGAAGAACTAGTAGTTGGCCAAgccaaagaaagaaaaaagcTTTTCCATTAATACCAATCCAAAAAGCATTTTCAAAACCGCTTCAAAATCTGGAAACTCCACCTAAAGTCCCTTCTATAACTTCCGAATCGAGTATAAGTAAGTGCTCCAGTGGTACCAGGAATATTAATCAAGGACCTCAAAACATGCAGTTGGATTCCTATCCTGATTCCATCCCAACTTGCCCATGTGAGCCGCAGAGTGAATATGCCAACAGTTTCTCGGCTATGCCAGGTCAGGATATTACGGAAACCAGTGTTCGAGGGGATCTTTGTTGCCCAAAGTTAACAGACAGCTGGGATAAGGATTCCTGCTGCCGGAGGAGCATTGTGGAGGAACTCAAAAGGGAGCTATTGCAGAGCTTCAGATCCGATCGGCAAATGGAATCGCAGGTGCCTTTTCTTCGACCCACACCGCACATTATGATATTTCCCTGCGTTCCCGGTGCCATGTGCCAGTCTAATCCCAACCTAAATCCAAATCTATTCCGTGGACCGGAATCT
- the LOC108027929 gene encoding uncharacterized protein LOC108027929 isoform X3: MSFTVTNQSLIRFESAKQDDELERTLMFFNVDISGGVSCGRRNEITTPRTSDCNGKRRTPGGGLSNPITESAMSFGAPNKFHAPGHAGFDHGNYKRRAPGHPRDYSAYCDSPRHFHYRSRGSVSPSPSPSVDSAGHFENDRSYKHPPLFKTEKAYEHYYPDESYEAEEYEPWDRMALASDNSEEGEYPENTLKREPYLKPRYERPYDYHSTAAKSIQRRGREPRKRHEKYYRVPEEPSQDVYNRGYREYLPRDLRLRPNETPREYEYRQSSGSMPPDYASNYYNLNYEEYKNAIDYARPYESDNKYEGDYEDHFAENSQNHLKEFYEYFQPDYDEKRRKTPPPIPFPKPHPKYYKVRSSSYKDISDPSNYPTKVKKAERDYKLKDRNVPPYEEPKASQTKYNRYKRQYQPEKMPPRKSCTHFKETREAPQKYERISKDIFRLAPPKKYEKHRNTEDDRLYAEKSSPRNTEYKYKIRNNVDQAIPNFYKKYLSEEVPRRNYHKKIINDISKLQENLRREPPRSFREYESHKNRRRHRSLPDQKKSVDFVRFTDLNDGSEIPHKIHESSQTPSSIFFTIEIPYKKIERRCACSPKREHIPKRSDSGCETFASNLSCALKSFKPQSSFYDVRKGRRRKTIKQKISGFFRRSKICLKRSRIFRNKSKVLRHCMLGPRRPNYDHIDCRNIESPRPHYISESPKASSHSLEFENKRVPIRNPSMENASEKYCKRMLQGCHYPTVYRAKGNQQAENNDKMYHEYSMYNILSSNNQRSKIQC; this comes from the exons ATGTCATTTACGGTGACGAACCAGAGTTTAATCCGATTTGAGAGTGCCAAGCAGGACGATGAGTTGGAGCGGACATTAATGTTTTTCAATGTCGATATTTCGGGCGGAGTGTCCTGTGGCCGCCGAAACGAGATTACGACGCCGAGGACCTCGGACTGCAATGGAAAGC GACGAACTCCCGGCGGAGGATTGAGCAATCCAATTACGGAGAGTGCGATGTCATTTGGGGCACCAAATAAATTCCACGCTCCCGGACATGCTGGTTTCGATCATGGAAATTATAAGCGACGTGCTCCAGGCCATCCAAGAGATTACTCTGCCTATTGCGACAGTCCTCGTCACTTTCATTATAGGAGTCGTGGCTCAGtttccccatccccatccccatcggTCGATTCTGCGGGCCATTTTGAGAATGACAGGAGCTATAAACACCCTCCActctttaaaactgaaaaggCATACGAACATTATTATCCAGATGAATCGTATGAGGCCGAGGAATATGAGCCCTGGGACCGAATGGCCCTAGCCTCTGATAATTCTGAAGAAGGGGAATATCCAGAAAACACCTTAAAAAGAGAGCCATATCTCAAACCCAGATATGAACGTCCATATGATTATCACTCTACTGCTGCTAAGTCAATCCAAAGACGCGGTCGGGAGCCTCGCAAACGACATGAAAAATATTATCGTGTTCCCGAAGAACCATCACAAGATGTATATAATCGAGGCTATAGAGAATATCTGCCACGGGATTTGCGATTGAGACCTAATGAGACGCCCAGGGAATACGAATATAGACAGTCTTCGGGGTCTATGCCACCGGATTATGCTTCTAACTACTATAATCTTAATTACGAGgagtataaaaatgcaattgatTATGCCAGACCCTATGAATCAGACAACAAGTACGAAGGCGATTACGAAGACCATTTTGCAGAAAACAGtcaaaatcatttaaaagaattcTATGAATACTTTCAACCAGATTATGATGAAAAAAGACGTAAGACACCACCGCCCATTCCCTTTCCGAAACCCCACCCCAAGTACTACAAAGTTAGATCTTCGTCTTATAAGGATATTTCCGATCCATCAAACTATCCTACAAAAGTTAAGAAAGCTGAAAGAGATTATAAACTGAAAGATAGAAATGTTCCGCCTTACGAGGAACCAAAAGCCagccaaacaaaatataacaGATATAAGCGACAATACCAGCCAGAGAAAATGCCACCTAGAAAGAGTTGTACTCATTTTAAAGAGACTAGAGAAGCTCCACAAAAATACGAAAGAATttcaaaagatattttccgacttgcgccgccaaaaaaatatgaaaaacatagaaaCACGGAGGACGATAGATTGTATGCAGAAAAGAGTTCTCCCAGAAACACTGAATACAAGTACAAAATACGTAATAATGTAGATCAGGctatcccaaacttttataaaaaatacttaagtGAAGAAGTTCCTCGAAGAAATTATCATAAGAAAATCATTAATGATATATCAAAGTTGCAAGAAAACTTAAGAAGAGAACCTCCTAGATCATTTAGAGAATATGAAAGTCACAAAAACCGGAGACGTCATAGGTCTTTACCAGATCAGAAGAAGTCCGTTGACTTTGTTCGTTTTACAGACCTTAATGACGGCTCGGAAATTCCGCACAAAATTCATGAGAGCAGCCAAACACCATCGTCAATATTCTTTACCATCGAAATACCCTATAAGAAAATAGAACGGAGGTGTGCGTGTTCCCCAAAAAGAGAACACATACCAAAAAGATCGGATTCGGGCTGTGAAACGTTTGCTAGTAACTTAAGCTGTGCCCTTAAATCATTTAAGCCGCAATCATCATTTTATGATGTTCGAAAAGGTCGTAGACGTAAAAcaataaagcaaaaaatatCAGGATTTTTTAGAAGGTCGAAGATTTGTCTGAAGAGGTCTAGGATTTTCAGAAACAAATCAAAAGTACTAAGACACTGTATGTTAGGACCTCGTCGCCCCAATTACGATCATATAGATTGCAGAAATATTGAAAGCCCAAGGCCCCATTATATTTCAGAGTCCCCGAAGGCTAGTAGCCACTCTTTGGAGTTTGAAAACAAGAGGGTTCCCATTCGCAATCCCTCCATGGAAAATGCATCCGAAAAGTATTGTAAAAGGATGCTACAGGGATGTCATTATCCCACTGTTTACAGGGCAAAGGGCAACCAGCAAGCTGAAAATAATGATAAGATGTACCATGAGTACTCCATGTACAACATTTTGAGTTCAAACAATCAACGTTCGAAG ATCCAGTGCTGA